From the Stigmatopora argus isolate UIUO_Sarg chromosome 12, RoL_Sarg_1.0, whole genome shotgun sequence genome, the window GAAGGAGCCGATTGACTCATTATTGAGTGGTGATGGGGACATTTTGAGGCTGATTGGTTGTGCTACTATTAATTTTGTCTTCAGGTGCATCTGCAACATTGACTGCAGCGGGCATAATGAGAATCCCGTCTGCGCCACTGACGGCAGCTCGTACAACAGTCCCTGTCTGGTCCGAGAGGCATCGTGCATGAAGCAGGAACAGATCGACGTGGAGCACCTGGGCAGGTGTCGAGGTGCGTCGGTCGGTCGCATGTCGCAAAAATACGCCAATGTCAGTATAGCCAACCGAAAGTAGCCCTTCTCATCTTTTCTCTTCTCACCAGCTGACAAAGATAAGTTCAGTAGGAAGGACGACGGTGGCCCTTTCAAAGTAAACGTCCTGGGTAAGTAAGGACACACGGATGCCGTGTTGCGTTGACAAGGCTTCCCGTCTGTGATCACGTGTACTATTGCCGTGCGACGAAAAGAATCTCCTAACATGATACGGGTCGTTATATGTCAAGATATTGATATGCcaccatgtacagtaatacctcgtttatcgtgGTTATTAGGTTCCGAGACCTGTCGAAATCAGCAAATAACCACGATGCAAGGACAATGTTTTTAATGCGTCTATTtgatattatttggactttaaaCGCTCTTTGTACTATTATTTTACTCCCAAAAATAGACAGTGAAATACTTTCCAATCGTGacttgcctttcccccccacaataAGGTGAATCCACAATAGTCGATCCGCGAAttggcgaggtattactgtaatacaGTTTTAAAGATTTGGTGAAAAATGTTACAAGTATGACAGCTTTCCCCACTCAGAAACCAAAGGACTGGAACACGGGGATGGGTTTTACGCCGGAATGCCAAACAGCTGTGGCGACTCACATCCAGGATTTTGTCTGCACGGCCGCTGCGAAATACACTACAACATGCCCACCTGCAGGTATGTGTATTTAATCTGACTGTGATGACAAAATTTAGGGTGGGATTAGACCCCGGGGCTTTGTTTTTAACATCCGTGACATACAGCATGCGAATGTGTAACCTTCTCACCCGTGCAGGTGCGAGTCGGGGTACAAAGGCGCCCGCTGCGATGAGCTTCAGGACTTTAACGTGCTCTACGTAGTCCCCAGTGGCCAGAAGCTGCATTACGTCCTGATCGCGTCCGTCATCGGCGCCGTGCAGATCGCCATCATCGTGGCCGTGGTCATGTGCATCACCAGGTGCAAAACCTAATCGCTCTACCAGGTTCGTTCTTACACTTTTTAACAAActgtgtatgtctgtctgtctgtcccacCTACAGAAAATGTCCAAAGAACAACCGCGGCCGTCGACACAAACACAACCTGGGACATTTTTCCGGAGAAACTAACTCTCGGATGGTATAGCTTTCCTTCGATTTTTCTTCCTCCAACTTTGCCCCATATTTTCTGCGTCGCGGTCTCGGAAAAGCATAGAAGAATCAGAAGTGGAGCTCGGGTTGTCTAATTTCTTCTGCCTGTGCAACGCGGGTGAGCTCGGTGTCCTCCAGCAATTTTGAGGAATCTTAGCGCTCTTATTTTGTCAAAGCGGACGACCAAATGAAAAACACTTGAGGATGAAATGTTATTTAAGTAACCATGTCATGGTGTTGTCCAAGTTGTCGTCGTGCGGTTCTTCGGTTGGACTCGAGTTGGCATGACAACCGCTGTAACGTATTTTTTCCAATTGTATGTGTCTGTAGCTCACAAGGCGGAGGCGCATCTGGAAAAAAGGGGCGTCTCTGGCCCTACGTCACAACAAAGCGCTAACAATGCTCCTAAAGCACGTCACAAGAAATTGCTAA encodes:
- the LOC144085754 gene encoding tomoregulin-1-like: MATGTAGILGCLVRACTLSVSLLLLLGVPAATRASYQPQGGECKGKTCAGVPEKKSDLRVCDQSTCRFGGVCRDDDSQLKCVCQFQCHKNYVPVCGSNGDTYQNECYRRQASCKQQRIISRVAHGPCSDDPGSGSGDPDNEEEGSASDVIKKNKCSTCKYGAECDEDAEDVWCICNIDCSGHNENPVCATDGSSYNSPCLVREASCMKQEQIDVEHLGRCRADKDKFSRKDDGGPFKVNVLETKGLEHGDGFYAGMPNSCGDSHPGFCLHGRCEIHYNMPTCRCESGYKGARCDELQDFNVLYVVPSGQKLHYVLIASVIGAVQIAIIVAVVMCITRKCPKNNRGRRHKHNLGHFSGETNSRMV